The genomic DNA TTTGCGAAATTGGACGTGATCTGCTTTCGGCCGTCTGCTGGCTGGAAACTCAGAAGCTGGTTCACGGCGATATTTCGCTTCGCAATGTTCGCCTTCGTCCGGACGGTCGTGCCGTGCTTGTTGATCCGTTCGTCTCGCGGCTGACTCGTCCGTCGGTGAGTTTTCGAGCGGATCTGCGGCTGCGCGACGTGGAATTCACGGCTCCGGAACTTGCCGGAACTGCTGGTCAGCCGTCGGTTCGCAGCGAGCTGTATTCCGTCGGATGTGTGTTGTGGCAATTGCTGACATCGCGGCCCGCGTTTCTGTCGGCTGATCCGCTGACAAAGCTGCTGAAGTCACAGGAACGCGACGTCGACGATGTGCGGATTCTGGTGCCGGACTGCCCGGACCAGGTCGCTCGGCAAATTCAGAGTCTCACGCGGCGCAGCCCGGAACTTCGTCCCGCAACGGCTCAGGATGCTTTGAAGAACTGGATGGCATTCTGCGAGAAGGGACATTCGCGGACACGCAGCCTGCTTCACCGCCTGCCGGATCGCCGGCAGGTGTCTTCGTTTTCGTCGCCTTCGTCGCGACGTCGCGCGACCGGTCGGAACAGGTTTCTGGCGATCACAACGACCACTGTCTGCCTGGTCATGGCCGTGTTTGTTGGAATTCAGCGGGGCCTGATTCCGTCGACGCTGAAGCTGGGACCGCATGCGTCGAGCATTGGTGCGACACCGAGCGAAGTCCGGACCGCGGCGTCGGCAGCGCCAGCCGATGCCGACAGAGCCGCTGTCGACAAAGCCGCTGTCGCCGAAGATGAAACACCGATCGTCGACGGCATGCGATCACTGCCGTCGCCCGGCGCTGCGGGAGTCGTGGTGTTGCGGCCGGGAGAAACCTATCGAGCGACGGCGCTGCAATCATCCGGCACATTGCGCGTGGAATGCCCGGACGGAAGACCGGCGATTGTGAAAGTCGCTTCCGGCATGTCGTGGCACCTGGCAGGCAATCAGGTTGTGCTGCGAAACGTGGAGGTCCGCCGGGAACTTCGCGCGCCTGCGGCGGGTGACTCTTCTGCCGAAAATGCTCTGTTGGAAATCACGTGCGACCGACTGAGTCTCGGGCACTGCATTCTTCGAAATTCCGCGACGGACAAAACAGCGTCGTGTGTGGTCTGGCAGCCGTCGGCGGTCGGAACCGAAGCGTCGACATCGGTTGAACTCATTGACTGCGCGTTGACGGGCTCCGGCTGGGGCGTGTTGCTGAAATCGCCGGCGGAGCGTTGTTCGCTGACAAACGTTTTGCTGCAGACCGGCCGAGCCGCGATGCGCTGTGATGTGCCGGCGACCGCAGCGGCGGGCGCGGCGAGCCTGGATTTCGAACTGACTCGCGTGTCGCAGGTTTCGGGCGACAGTTTTCTCGACGTGCTGCTGAATGATGACGAGCCCGCTCCCGGCATTCTGACCCGCATTGTCAGCGGTGAGTCTGTGTTGTCGGCGGACGCAGCGCTGGTGCGGTTTGCGTCGTCGCTGTCGGAGTGGTCGCCGGAAAACCTGCTGGTGGAATTCCGGCTGCGGGAACGCGGAAATCCGACGATTGTGCCGGGTTCCGTTCGTCCGGTTGTTTACTTCGACCGTTCTCTGTCATCGGTGGTGGAACTCGATCCTTCGCAAATCCTGGTGGAAGCGCTGCTGTTCGCGAATCCGGTGTTCCGCGGAAAGGACGCTTCGACCA from Planctomycetaceae bacterium includes the following:
- a CDS encoding protein kinase, which encodes MPAPSDNLIRQLTEWRLCSRQDIDACEPIVRRLCHDLPDFDSVWLDALVQRRILTPWQASTLQSARADRVRQGDFVLLEPLGTATFLARSVSDDRPVVLREIADSGHAQPGHSEPLSREPADETEEDRRLQRLQDLIESLDRNRNGVPPSIALPREVLRCEHGRGLWLVAPYVAGWRLDDLLVRGGRLPVSAVCEIGRDLLSAVCWLETQKLVHGDISLRNVRLRPDGRAVLVDPFVSRLTRPSVSFRADLRLRDVEFTAPELAGTAGQPSVRSELYSVGCVLWQLLTSRPAFLSADPLTKLLKSQERDVDDVRILVPDCPDQVARQIQSLTRRSPELRPATAQDALKNWMAFCEKGHSRTRSLLHRLPDRRQVSSFSSPSSRRRATGRNRFLAITTTTVCLVMAVFVGIQRGLIPSTLKLGPHASSIGATPSEVRTAASAAPADADRAAVDKAAVAEDETPIVDGMRSLPSPGAAGVVVLRPGETYRATALQSSGTLRVECPDGRPAIVKVASGMSWHLAGNQVVLRNVEVRRELRAPAAGDSSAENALLEITCDRLSLGHCILRNSATDKTASCVVWQPSAVGTEASTSVELIDCALTGSGWGVLLKSPAERCSLTNVLLQTGRAAMRCDVPATAAAGAASLDFELTRVSQVSGDSFLDVLLNDDEPAPGILTRIVSGESVLSADAALVRFASSLSEWSPENLLVEFRLRERGNPTIVPGSVRPVVYFDRSLSSVVELDPSQILVEALLFANPVFRGKDASTTNDPEFAEFELLDYEGPKLSTVNLPGVNVRRLP